The following proteins are co-located in the Enoplosus armatus isolate fEnoArm2 chromosome 10, fEnoArm2.hap1, whole genome shotgun sequence genome:
- the itk gene encoding tyrosine-protein kinase ITK/TSK has protein sequence MFPRVILKATMIKKSQQKKRTSPCNYKERFFVLDTQDLKYSERRPGKKPMTKGCIELSRIKCVEIVCGDVPIPCNYKYPFQVFHDSHYLYIFAPDNDCRQRWVRALKEETKHNNLVAKYHPNFWMDGKWRCCQQTEKLATGCHVYDPVGYASKKPLPQLPDPEMQLQVAGQKMVIALLDYTPHGDDDLPLQKDQEYVLVNGSHSDWWSVEDDKGNTGFVPSTYVAVKSGNNYERFEWYNKNITRGEAEDLLMKEGKEGAFMVRDSRQAGVYTVSVFTKAPGSNGEKNPRVKHYQIRQTETGEASFYLAEKYLFGTIPELIHYHQHNAAGLITRLRHPVSQDRGSSQDIADLSKDQWEVDPEELTLGQELGSGQFGLVLEGRWRQRKVAVKMIREECMSDEDFKEEARVMMRLSHCKLVQLYGVCTQRSPMCLVSEFMENGCLSDYLRARKGCLSQVMMLGMCLDVSEGMAYLESSNFIHRDLAARNCLVSKNNEVKVSDFGMTRFVLDDQYTSSQCSKFPVKWSAPEVIKYCKFSSKSDIWAFGVLMWEVYNEGRLPYENRSNAEVVESLNSGLRLLKPRLAPDAVHLLMEWCWKEKPEDRPSFALLLHELASLSDL, from the exons ATGTTCCCCAGGGTGATTTTGAAGGCAACTATGATTAAAAAAtctcaacaaaagaaaagaacatcACCATGCAACTACAAGGAGAGGTTTTTTGTATTGGACACCCAAGACCTGAAGTATTCGGAACGCCGTCCCGGG AAAAAGCCTATGACGAAAGGTTGCATCGAGCTGTCCAGAATCAAGTGTGTGGAGATCGTGTGTGGTGATGTCCCCATACCATGCAACTATAAGTACCCTTTTCAG gttttccatgaCAGCCATTACCTCTACATTTTTGCCCCAGACAATGATTGTCGTCAGAGATGGGTCAGAGCGCTCAAAGAGG AGACAAAACATAACAATTTGGTGGCTAAATATCACCCAAACTTCTGGATGGATGGGAAATGGAGATGTTGCCAACAGACGGAGAAGCTGGCGACGGGTTGTCACGTGTACGACCCAGTGGGCTATG CTTCTAAAAAGCCACTTCCACAACTCCCAGATCCAGAG aTGCAACTGCAGGTTGCAGGACAGAAGATGGTCATCGCTCTGCTAGACTACACGCCGCACGGAGACGACGACCTGCCTCTTCAGAAAGACCAGGAGTATGTCCTGGTTAACGGCTCCCACTCTGACTGGTGGTCTGTAGAGGATGACAAGGG GAACACAGGCTTTGTACCCAGTACGTACGTAGCTGTAAAATCTGGCAACAACTATGAGAGATTTGA ATggtacaacaaaaacataaccagAGGGGAAGCAGAGGACTTGTTAATGAAAGAG GGAAAAGAAGGTGCATTCATGGTGCGTGACTCCAGGCAGGCGGGAGTCTACACAGTGTCAGTCTTCACCAAAGCACCGGG GTCGAATGGGGAGAAGAATCCAAGAGTGAAGCATTACCAAATCAGACAGACGGAAACAGGAGAGGCCTCATTTTACTTGGCAGAGAAGTACCTGTTCGGCACCATTCCTGAGCTCATCCATTACCATCAACACAATGCTGCTG GCCTGATAACGCGTCTGAGACACCCTGTCTCTCAAGACAGAGGCAGCTCACAGGACATTGCTGATCTCTCAAAAG ATCAGTGGGAAGTGGACCCTGAGGAGCTGACCTTGGGTCAGGAGTTGGGCAGCGGCCAGTTTGGGCTGGTGCTGGAagggagatggaggcagaggaaggtgGCAGTGAAGATGATAAGAGAAGAGTGCATGTCAGACGAGGATTTTAAAGAGGAGGCGAGAGTCATGAT gAGACTGTCCCATTGTAAGCTAGTCCAGCTCTACGGCGTGTGCACACAGCGCTCTCCCATGTGCCTGGTGTCTGAGTTCATGGAGAACGGCTGTCTGTCGGACTACCTGCGAGCCAGGAAGGGCTGTTTGTCTCAGGTCATGATGTTGGGGATGTGTCTGGATGTCAGTGAGGGGATGGCTTACCTGGAGAGCTCCAACTTCATCCACAGAGATCTG gctgccagGAACTGTCTTGTTTCAAAGAACAATGAGGTGAAGGTATCGGACTTTGGTATGACCAG ATTTGTGCTTGATGATCAGTACACGAGCTCCCAGTGCTCCAAGTTCCCTGTCAAGTGGTCGGCCCCAGAGGTCATCAAGTACTGCAAGTTCAGCAGCAAGTCCGACATCTGGGCATTCG GTGTGCTCATGTGGGAGGTGTATAACGAGGGCCGTCTTCCTTATGAGAACCGCTCGAATGCGGAGGTGGTGGAGTCCCTGAACTCCGGCCTGAGGCTCCTGAAGCCACGCCTGGCCCCAGACGCTGTGCACCTGCTCATGGAGTGGTGCTGGAAGGAG AAACCAGAAGATCGTCCATCCTTTGCTCTCCTCCTGCATGAGCTGGCCTCCCTCTCAGACCTGTGA